A window from Theobroma cacao cultivar B97-61/B2 chromosome 3, Criollo_cocoa_genome_V2, whole genome shotgun sequence encodes these proteins:
- the LOC18604493 gene encoding transportin MOS14 isoform X2, with protein MNSHPEYIPGFLELLTVLPEEAFNYKIAARPERRRHFEKELTSQMEIALNILTACLNISELKEQVLEAFASWLRLKHGIPGSVLATHPLVLTALSSLNSDILSEASVNVVSELIHYTASGSSGGVSIQMPLIQVIVPQVMSLQAQLRDSSKDEEDVKAIARLFADMGDSYVELIATGSNEAMMIVNALLEVASLPEYDIASMTFNFWHSLQVILTKRNSNISFGDEASIEAERNRRLQVFHQSYESLVSLVSSRVQYPQDYQDLSYEDLKEFKQTRYAVADVLSDAASVLGGDATLQILYMKLVEAISCCGNEHNEWRPAEAALFCIRAISNYVSVVEANVMPQVMDLLSKLPHQAQLLQTVCLIIGAYSKWLDAALSGFSKLPLVIDILMSGMRTSEDSAAAAALAFRHICDDCRKKLCAYCKQLFHIYYTAVNGEGSFKGSAEDSLHLVEALSMVITELPPESAKDALEELCSSIVTPLQEVINQGPEVLEKKHARELTVHIDRFAYIFRYVNHPGAVADAIHRLWPIFKAIFDLRAWDMRTMESLCRACKYAVRTSGRFMGITIGAMLEEIQGLYQQHHQPCFLYLSSEVIKIFGSEPSCASYLKNMIEALFKHTTCLLTNIKEFTTRPDIADDCFLLASRCIRYCPQLFIPSAVFPALVDCSMIGITVQHREASNSVLTFLSDIFDLAKSSKGEQFLSIRDSVIIPRGASITRILVAALAGALPSSRLETVAYALLALTRAYGMQALEWAKESVSLIPLTAVKEVERSRFLKALSDAASGADVNALMVPVEELSDVCRRNRTVQEIVQGALKPLELNMLPVS; from the exons ATGAACTCTCATCCAGAGTATATACCAGGATTTTTGGAGCTACTTACTGTCTTGCCTGAg GAAGCATTCAACTACAAGATAGCAGCTCGTCCAGAACGACGCCGTCATTTTGAAAAAGAGCTCACTTCACAAATGGAAATTGCTCTGAATATACTAACAGCTTGTTTAAATATAAGTGAATTGAAAGAGCAG GTTCTTGAGGCTTTTGCTTCTTGGCTTCGGCTAAAGCATGG GATCCCTGGATCTGTGCTTGCAACTCACCCATTGGTGCTAACTGCTCTTTCAAGCTTGAACTCTGATATACTTTCAGAGGCATCTGTAAATG TTGTTTCTGAATTGATACACTACACAGCATCAGGAAGCTCTGGTGGTGTTTCCATACAAATGCCATTAATTCAAGTAATTGTGCCTCAAGTTATGAGTCTCCAGGCGCAACTTAGAGATTCTTCAAAG GATGAGGAAGATGTGAAAGCCATTGCTCGATTATTTGCAGATATGGGTGATTCATATGTCGAACTAATTGCAACTG GTTCGAATGAAGCAATGATGATAGTGAATGCTTTGTTAGAAGTTGCTTCCCTTCCAGAATATGATATTGCTTCAATGACCTTTAATTTTTGGCATAGTCTTCAGGTTATCTTGACAAAAAG GAATTCCAATATTTCATTTGGTGATGAAGCATCTATTGAAGCTGAGAGAAACCGGAGGCTTCAAGTTTTTCATCAATCCTATGAGTCTCTCGTATCCTTG GTTAGCTCCCGAGTTCAATATCCGCAAGACTATCAAGATCTTTCATATGAGGATCTCAAGGAATTCAAACAGACTAGATATG CTGTTGCGGATGTGTTAAGTGATGCAGCTTCAGTTTTAGGTGGTGATGCGACACTGCAAATTCTGTACATGAAGCTTGTAGAG GCTATATCTTGCTGTGGAAATGAACACAATGAATGGCGTCCGGCTGAGGCTGCTTTATTTTGCATTCGAGCTATATCAAATTATGTTTCAGTTGTTGAAGCAAACGTGATGCCTCAG GTTATGGATTTGCTTTCTAAACTTCCTCATCAGGCCCAGCTGCTTCAAACAG TTTGCTTAATCATTGGAGCATACTCTAAGTGGCTTGATGCTGCACTAAGTGGTTTCTCTAAATTGCCTTTGGTGATTGATATCCTCATGAGCGGCATGCGTACCTCTGAAGATTCTGCAGCAGCTGCTGCTTTGGCATTTAGACACATCTGCGATG ATTGCCGTAAAAAGCTTTGTGCTTATTGTAAACAGCTTTTCCATATATACTATACAGCAGTTAATGGGGAAGGTAGTTTTAAGGGCTCTGCTGAGGACTCATTGCACTTAGTTGAAGCTTTGAG TATGGTTATTACCGAACTTCCACCAGAGTCTGCTAAGGATGCCTTGGAGGAACTGTGCTCATCAATTGTTACTCCTTTACAG GAAGTTATCAACCAAGGTCCAGAAGTTTTAGAGAAGAAACATGCTCGTGAATTAACAGTTCACATTGATCgatttgcatatatttttcG GTATGTAAATCACCCTGGAGCAGTCGCAGATGCTATCCACAGGCTTTGGCCAATATTTAAAGCCATATTTGATCT CCGTGCTTGGGACATGCGTACTATGGAGTCTCTTTGTCGTGCTTGCAAATATGCT gtgaGAACTTCTGGAAGGTTTATGGGCATCACAATTGGAGCAATGCTTGAAGAAATTCAAGGCCTGTATCAACAACACCACCAGCCATGCTTCCTATATCTCTCAAGTGAAGTTATAAAG ATATTTGGCTCTGAGCCCTCTTGTGCAAGCTAcctaaaaaatatgattgaaGCACTCTTCAAGCACACAACATGTCTTCTCACAAATATTAAG GAATTCACTACAAGACCAGACATAGCAGATGATTGTTTTCTGTTGGCATCAAGGTGCATTCGTTATtgtcctcaattatttatccCTTCTGCTGTGTTTCCAGCTTTAGTTGATTGCTCAATGATTGGGATCACAGTACAGCACAG GGAGGCCTCCAATTCCGTTTTGACCTTCTTGTCTGATATTTTTGATCTTGCAAAGTCCAGCAAGGGAGAACAGTTTTTATCTATCAGGGATAGTGTGATTATTCCGCGAGGTGCTTCCATTACCAGAATTTTGGTGGCAGCCCTAGCAGGAGCACTCCCAAGTTCTCGATTAGAAACG GTGGCATATGCACTTCTAGCATTGACTCGAGCATATGGGATGCAAGCCCTGGAGTGGGCCAAGGAAAGTGTTTCATTGATCCCATTGACTGCCGTCAAGGAGGTGGAGCGCTCAAGATTTTTGAAAGCATTGTCAGATGCTGCCTCTGGGGCTGATGTCAATGCCCTGATGGTCCCAGTTGAAGAGTTATCTGATGTTTGTCGTCGTAATCGAACAGTTCAAGAGATTGTTCAGGGAGCGTTAAAGCCACTTGAGTTGAATATGTTACCTGTATCATAA
- the LOC18604493 gene encoding transportin MOS14 isoform X1: MQSMELQNTVKEALNALYHHPDDAVRMQADRWLQDFQRTIDAWQVADNLLHDATSNLETLIFCSQTLRSKVQRDFEELPSEAFRQLRDSLNNLLKKFHKGPPIVRTQISIAVAALAVHVPAEDWGDGGIVNSLRDEMNSHPEYIPGFLELLTVLPEEAFNYKIAARPERRRHFEKELTSQMEIALNILTACLNISELKEQVLEAFASWLRLKHGIPGSVLATHPLVLTALSSLNSDILSEASVNVVSELIHYTASGSSGGVSIQMPLIQVIVPQVMSLQAQLRDSSKDEEDVKAIARLFADMGDSYVELIATGSNEAMMIVNALLEVASLPEYDIASMTFNFWHSLQVILTKRNSNISFGDEASIEAERNRRLQVFHQSYESLVSLVSSRVQYPQDYQDLSYEDLKEFKQTRYAVADVLSDAASVLGGDATLQILYMKLVEAISCCGNEHNEWRPAEAALFCIRAISNYVSVVEANVMPQVMDLLSKLPHQAQLLQTVCLIIGAYSKWLDAALSGFSKLPLVIDILMSGMRTSEDSAAAAALAFRHICDDCRKKLCAYCKQLFHIYYTAVNGEGSFKGSAEDSLHLVEALSMVITELPPESAKDALEELCSSIVTPLQEVINQGPEVLEKKHARELTVHIDRFAYIFRYVNHPGAVADAIHRLWPIFKAIFDLRAWDMRTMESLCRACKYAVRTSGRFMGITIGAMLEEIQGLYQQHHQPCFLYLSSEVIKIFGSEPSCASYLKNMIEALFKHTTCLLTNIKEFTTRPDIADDCFLLASRCIRYCPQLFIPSAVFPALVDCSMIGITVQHREASNSVLTFLSDIFDLAKSSKGEQFLSIRDSVIIPRGASITRILVAALAGALPSSRLETVAYALLALTRAYGMQALEWAKESVSLIPLTAVKEVERSRFLKALSDAASGADVNALMVPVEELSDVCRRNRTVQEIVQGALKPLELNMLPVS; the protein is encoded by the exons atgcaAAGCATGGAGCTACAGAACACTGTGAAAGAAGCCCTAAACGCACTGTACCATCACCCCGACGATGCGGTGCGTATGCAAGCTGATCGATGGTTGCAAGATTTTCAACGCACCATCGATGCTTGGCAG GTTGCTGATAATTTGCTTCATGATGCCACTAGCAATCTAGAGACTTTAATATTTTGCTCACAGACTCTCAGAAGCAAG GTACAACGTGATTTTGAAGAATTACCATCTGAAGCTTTTCGCCAATTAAGGGATTCTTTAAAT AACTTGTTGAAAAAGTTTCATAAAGGGCCTCCTATTGTCCGGACTCAG ATTAGCATTGCAGTTGCTGCTTTGGCTGTACATGTTCCTGCTGAAGACTGGGGAGATGGTGGTATCGTCAATTCACTTCGGGATGAGATGAACTCTCATCCAGAGTATATACCAGGATTTTTGGAGCTACTTACTGTCTTGCCTGAg GAAGCATTCAACTACAAGATAGCAGCTCGTCCAGAACGACGCCGTCATTTTGAAAAAGAGCTCACTTCACAAATGGAAATTGCTCTGAATATACTAACAGCTTGTTTAAATATAAGTGAATTGAAAGAGCAG GTTCTTGAGGCTTTTGCTTCTTGGCTTCGGCTAAAGCATGG GATCCCTGGATCTGTGCTTGCAACTCACCCATTGGTGCTAACTGCTCTTTCAAGCTTGAACTCTGATATACTTTCAGAGGCATCTGTAAATG TTGTTTCTGAATTGATACACTACACAGCATCAGGAAGCTCTGGTGGTGTTTCCATACAAATGCCATTAATTCAAGTAATTGTGCCTCAAGTTATGAGTCTCCAGGCGCAACTTAGAGATTCTTCAAAG GATGAGGAAGATGTGAAAGCCATTGCTCGATTATTTGCAGATATGGGTGATTCATATGTCGAACTAATTGCAACTG GTTCGAATGAAGCAATGATGATAGTGAATGCTTTGTTAGAAGTTGCTTCCCTTCCAGAATATGATATTGCTTCAATGACCTTTAATTTTTGGCATAGTCTTCAGGTTATCTTGACAAAAAG GAATTCCAATATTTCATTTGGTGATGAAGCATCTATTGAAGCTGAGAGAAACCGGAGGCTTCAAGTTTTTCATCAATCCTATGAGTCTCTCGTATCCTTG GTTAGCTCCCGAGTTCAATATCCGCAAGACTATCAAGATCTTTCATATGAGGATCTCAAGGAATTCAAACAGACTAGATATG CTGTTGCGGATGTGTTAAGTGATGCAGCTTCAGTTTTAGGTGGTGATGCGACACTGCAAATTCTGTACATGAAGCTTGTAGAG GCTATATCTTGCTGTGGAAATGAACACAATGAATGGCGTCCGGCTGAGGCTGCTTTATTTTGCATTCGAGCTATATCAAATTATGTTTCAGTTGTTGAAGCAAACGTGATGCCTCAG GTTATGGATTTGCTTTCTAAACTTCCTCATCAGGCCCAGCTGCTTCAAACAG TTTGCTTAATCATTGGAGCATACTCTAAGTGGCTTGATGCTGCACTAAGTGGTTTCTCTAAATTGCCTTTGGTGATTGATATCCTCATGAGCGGCATGCGTACCTCTGAAGATTCTGCAGCAGCTGCTGCTTTGGCATTTAGACACATCTGCGATG ATTGCCGTAAAAAGCTTTGTGCTTATTGTAAACAGCTTTTCCATATATACTATACAGCAGTTAATGGGGAAGGTAGTTTTAAGGGCTCTGCTGAGGACTCATTGCACTTAGTTGAAGCTTTGAG TATGGTTATTACCGAACTTCCACCAGAGTCTGCTAAGGATGCCTTGGAGGAACTGTGCTCATCAATTGTTACTCCTTTACAG GAAGTTATCAACCAAGGTCCAGAAGTTTTAGAGAAGAAACATGCTCGTGAATTAACAGTTCACATTGATCgatttgcatatatttttcG GTATGTAAATCACCCTGGAGCAGTCGCAGATGCTATCCACAGGCTTTGGCCAATATTTAAAGCCATATTTGATCT CCGTGCTTGGGACATGCGTACTATGGAGTCTCTTTGTCGTGCTTGCAAATATGCT gtgaGAACTTCTGGAAGGTTTATGGGCATCACAATTGGAGCAATGCTTGAAGAAATTCAAGGCCTGTATCAACAACACCACCAGCCATGCTTCCTATATCTCTCAAGTGAAGTTATAAAG ATATTTGGCTCTGAGCCCTCTTGTGCAAGCTAcctaaaaaatatgattgaaGCACTCTTCAAGCACACAACATGTCTTCTCACAAATATTAAG GAATTCACTACAAGACCAGACATAGCAGATGATTGTTTTCTGTTGGCATCAAGGTGCATTCGTTATtgtcctcaattatttatccCTTCTGCTGTGTTTCCAGCTTTAGTTGATTGCTCAATGATTGGGATCACAGTACAGCACAG GGAGGCCTCCAATTCCGTTTTGACCTTCTTGTCTGATATTTTTGATCTTGCAAAGTCCAGCAAGGGAGAACAGTTTTTATCTATCAGGGATAGTGTGATTATTCCGCGAGGTGCTTCCATTACCAGAATTTTGGTGGCAGCCCTAGCAGGAGCACTCCCAAGTTCTCGATTAGAAACG GTGGCATATGCACTTCTAGCATTGACTCGAGCATATGGGATGCAAGCCCTGGAGTGGGCCAAGGAAAGTGTTTCATTGATCCCATTGACTGCCGTCAAGGAGGTGGAGCGCTCAAGATTTTTGAAAGCATTGTCAGATGCTGCCTCTGGGGCTGATGTCAATGCCCTGATGGTCCCAGTTGAAGAGTTATCTGATGTTTGTCGTCGTAATCGAACAGTTCAAGAGATTGTTCAGGGAGCGTTAAAGCCACTTGAGTTGAATATGTTACCTGTATCATAA